A genomic segment from Saimiri boliviensis isolate mSaiBol1 chromosome 14, mSaiBol1.pri, whole genome shotgun sequence encodes:
- the RETN gene encoding resistin encodes MKALCLLLLPVLGLLVSSKKLCSLDEAIDEMIQEGTSSLIFKAVTSIRLECQSVTSRGDLATCPQSFAVTSCTCGSACGSWDVRAETTCHCQCAGMDWTGARCCRLRF; translated from the exons ATGAAAgctctctgtctcctcctcctccctgtcctgGGGCTTCTGGTGTCTAGCAAGAAGCTGTGCTCCTTGGATGAAGCCATTGATGAGATGATCCAGGAGGGCACCAGCTCCCTAA TATTTAAGGCAGTAACGAGCATTCGCCTGGAGTGCCAGAGCGTCACCTCCAGGGGGGACCTGGCTACTTGCCCCCAAA GCTTCGCCGTTACCAGCTGCACATGTGGTTCCGCCTGTGGCTCGTGGGACGTGCGCGCCGAGACCACATGCCACTGCCAGTGCGCGGGCATGGACTGGACCGGAGCGCGCTGCTGTCGTCTGCGGTTCTGA